ACATACTTGTGTAATTGCGGTGCCTGGCACCTATAAAATCAAAAGGAGTTCCACTTATGAACCTGGATCGATTTGAAGATACGATTAAATCACTTTTTCCTGAAGAGCTTCTCAGTGAGTTTCATGATGATTATGGTTTCACGAGCTGTGTAAAGAACGAGATTAACAGAGTTGGCTACTGCACAAATCTTTCCCTGGAAGCCATAGAGCTTGCAGCCGCTCAAAACATTGACCTGCTGCTGACGCATCATGATGCGTGGGATTTCCTCTACGGCTTGCGGGATGTCTGCATGGAAAAGTTAAAAGAGTACAACATGAGCCACTTCTATATTCACGGACCACTTGATTATGTGGAATTTGGAACGTGCACATCGCTGATGAACGAACTTGAAGTCAACAATATCATTCAACTCTCCATCTATGATGAGGGCGACATTCCAGGGATCGGCGAATTGGCTGAACCGCAATCCTTTGAAGTCCTGACTGAAAAAACAACCCAAACCTTAAACGAAAACCTTCGTGCCTGGAAGCATCATGACCGGCCAGTGAAACGGATCGGTATGGTGACGGGAGCGGGCCATTCCTCCAACACTATCAAAAAGGCAGTGGATGCCGGATGTGATACGTACATAACAGGTGAAGCTACGTTATACAG
This genomic stretch from Fictibacillus marinisediminis harbors:
- a CDS encoding Nif3-like dinuclear metal center hexameric protein, with the translated sequence MNLDRFEDTIKSLFPEELLSEFHDDYGFTSCVKNEINRVGYCTNLSLEAIELAAAQNIDLLLTHHDAWDFLYGLRDVCMEKLKEYNMSHFYIHGPLDYVEFGTCTSLMNELEVNNIIQLSIYDEGDIPGIGELAEPQSFEVLTEKTTQTLNENLRAWKHHDRPVKRIGMVTGAGHSSNTIKKAVDAGCDTYITGEATLYSIQYAQFAGINLIAGSHTFTEIFGVESLAKKIKEQHEEISIVRIEESHFEAR